From Acidobacteriota bacterium, a single genomic window includes:
- the pcaF gene encoding 3-oxoadipyl-CoA thiolase: MPHAFICDAVRTPIGSYGGSLAQVRTDDLAAIPIRALIQRHPGLDIARIDDVILGCANQAGEDNRNVARMALLLAGLPVSVAGATVNRLCGSGMDAIAVAARAIVAGEQDLLVAGGVESMSRAPFAMPKATTPFSRKAEIFDTTIGWRFVNELMHKQYGTDSMPETAENVAEEFRISREDQDRFAAWSQAKTAAAQEKGLFADEITPVVIPRSKQDPLTVDRDEHPRPGTTIDKLSKLPALFRKNGTVTAGNSSGINDGACAVLVASEAAARADGLTPRARVVGTATVGVPPRIMGIGPVPATRALLARTGLTLDQMDVIEFNEAFAAQALAVTRELGLADDDARVNPNGGAIALGHPLGMSGARLVTTALYQLHRTRGRYALCSMCIGVGQGIAMILERV, from the coding sequence TCATCTGTGATGCTGTCCGCACGCCCATCGGCTCGTACGGGGGCTCTCTCGCGCAGGTTCGCACCGATGACCTCGCGGCCATCCCGATCCGCGCGTTGATTCAGAGGCATCCCGGTCTGGACATCGCGCGGATCGACGATGTGATCTTGGGATGCGCCAACCAGGCGGGTGAGGATAACCGCAATGTCGCGCGGATGGCGTTGCTGCTGGCCGGCCTTCCGGTAAGCGTGGCGGGCGCGACGGTAAACAGGCTGTGCGGCTCAGGCATGGATGCCATCGCCGTCGCTGCCCGGGCCATCGTCGCCGGCGAACAGGACCTGCTCGTCGCGGGCGGCGTCGAGTCGATGTCGCGCGCCCCATTCGCCATGCCCAAGGCCACAACCCCCTTCAGCCGGAAAGCCGAGATCTTCGATACCACCATCGGCTGGCGATTCGTCAACGAGTTGATGCACAAGCAGTACGGCACCGATTCAATGCCCGAGACGGCCGAGAACGTGGCGGAGGAGTTCCGCATCTCCCGCGAGGATCAGGACCGGTTCGCGGCGTGGAGCCAGGCCAAGACGGCAGCGGCCCAGGAAAAGGGACTATTCGCCGACGAAATCACACCGGTGGTCATCCCGCGCTCGAAACAGGATCCGTTGACGGTGGATCGGGATGAACATCCCCGACCAGGCACCACGATCGACAAGCTGAGCAAGCTGCCGGCGCTCTTCCGCAAGAATGGAACGGTGACGGCTGGCAATTCGTCCGGCATCAATGACGGCGCGTGCGCGGTCCTGGTGGCATCCGAGGCGGCCGCACGTGCAGACGGCCTCACACCGCGAGCCCGCGTGGTCGGGACGGCCACGGTCGGCGTGCCGCCTCGCATCATGGGAATCGGGCCCGTCCCTGCCACCAGGGCGCTTCTCGCGCGAACGGGACTGACGCTTGATCAGATGGACGTGATCGAGTTCAACGAGGCGTTCGCGGCCCAGGCGCTGGCCGTGACGCGCGAACTCGGACTGGCCGACGATGACGCGCGTGTCAATCCGAACGGCGGCGCGATTGCCCTTGGCCATCCGCTCGGCATGAGCGGTGCGCGCCTGGTCACAACGGCTCTGTACCAGTTGCACCGCACGCGCGGTCGTTACGCGCTCTGCAGCATGTGCATCGGCGTCGGCCAGGGCATCGCGATGATCCTCGAACGGGTGTGA
- a CDS encoding UDP-N-acetylglucosamine 1-carboxyvinyltransferase, with translation MSTLLVEGGHRLEGRVAVEGNKNAALPLLAACLLTDQECVLTNMPRIRDVEVMAALLVDLGAEVDGIGTSTLRVRCPQVVTDEPDAMLVGRLRGSVLLLGPLLARCGSARLADPGGDFPTRRTLSTHLQALTAMGARLVDAPGHVLETPDGLRPVSLYLEEASVTGTETALLAAAAAPGRTQLRHAACEPHVAELCRFLQQLGVGVEGAGTSTISVEGGMRLGGATHQLSGDYLEAGSWAVVTAVTGGAAEITGARPEDLEPVTSVLERMQVRCRLDSDGLHVLPSTPVGLGRLATGLWPGFPSDFVSLLAVLATQARGRTLIHDWMYELRLFALEQLSGMGADFFLCDPHRIIITGPTRLRGRQLDGRDLRSGMALIAAALAADGHSRVRPLETVERGYSSVVDHLLALGAKVERVPE, from the coding sequence GTGTCCACGCTGCTTGTTGAAGGGGGCCATCGTCTCGAAGGCCGGGTGGCCGTTGAAGGCAACAAAAACGCCGCGCTGCCGCTGCTGGCGGCGTGCCTGCTCACCGATCAGGAGTGCGTGCTCACCAACATGCCGCGCATTCGTGACGTCGAGGTGATGGCGGCCCTGCTGGTTGATCTGGGCGCTGAGGTCGATGGCATTGGGACGTCCACCTTGCGGGTGCGTTGCCCGCAGGTCGTCACAGATGAGCCCGACGCGATGCTGGTCGGACGCTTGCGGGGGTCGGTGCTGCTGCTCGGGCCGCTGCTGGCCAGGTGCGGTTCGGCCAGGCTGGCCGATCCGGGCGGCGATTTTCCGACTCGGCGCACCCTCTCCACGCATTTGCAGGCCCTGACCGCAATGGGCGCGCGCCTGGTGGACGCCCCCGGGCACGTGCTCGAAACGCCGGACGGCTTGAGGCCTGTCTCGCTGTATCTCGAGGAAGCGTCAGTGACCGGCACCGAAACGGCGCTGCTGGCAGCGGCTGCAGCTCCTGGTCGCACCCAATTGCGGCACGCTGCCTGCGAACCGCACGTGGCTGAGCTGTGCCGCTTCCTCCAGCAGCTCGGCGTCGGCGTCGAGGGAGCGGGCACGTCGACCATCAGCGTTGAGGGCGGCATGCGGCTGGGCGGCGCCACCCATCAACTCAGCGGCGACTATCTCGAAGCGGGGAGCTGGGCAGTTGTGACCGCCGTGACCGGCGGGGCCGCCGAGATTACCGGGGCCCGTCCCGAAGATCTGGAGCCCGTCACCTCTGTGCTCGAACGGATGCAGGTGCGATGCCGGCTCGACAGCGACGGGCTGCACGTCCTGCCGTCGACGCCGGTTGGCCTCGGCCGGCTGGCGACGGGGCTCTGGCCGGGATTCCCAAGCGACTTCGTCAGTCTGCTCGCCGTGCTGGCCACGCAAGCCAGAGGCCGCACGCTCATCCACGATTGGATGTACGAGCTACGCCTCTTCGCGCTGGAGCAATTGAGCGGGATGGGAGCCGACTTCTTCCTCTGCGACCCCCATCGCATCATCATCACCGGACCGACCCGGTTGCGCGGCCGGCAATTGGACGGACGCGATCTGCGCTCGGGCATGGCCTTGATTGCGGCAGCGTTGGCCGCCGATGGCCACAGCCGCGTGCGGCCGCTCGAAACCGTCGAGCGTGGCTACTCGTCGGTGGTCGACCACCTGCTGGCGCTCGGCGCCAAGGTCGAGCGGGTGCCTGAATAG
- the murB gene encoding UDP-N-acetylmuramate dehydrogenase codes for MSLDRLRAAFGADRIGASVPLAPLTSFGIGGPADALFDAQTTDELVLAVTIAREDGIPVTLLGGGTNVLVADRGVGGLVIRPKATRVASVGDGLVCADAGVTINGLVRWTITRGLGGLEAWAGTPGTIGGAIHGNAHYGGHLISEWVSAVSLLRRDGSVADVPATEMAFGYDTSRLQKTGEILLRAVVRVVPGCDSAGLRAVARQSLVHRKQTQPLHMRSAGCAFQNPDPARDRLPAGLPWSAGALIDQAGLKGRTVGGACVSPVHANFIVNQGGATAADVRRLVETCRREVFARFGVQLRDEIVYLGEF; via the coding sequence ATGAGCCTCGACCGATTGCGCGCAGCGTTCGGTGCCGACAGGATAGGCGCCAGCGTCCCGCTCGCGCCGCTGACCAGCTTCGGCATCGGCGGGCCGGCCGACGCGCTGTTCGACGCGCAGACGACGGACGAACTCGTGCTGGCCGTGACGATCGCGCGTGAAGATGGCATTCCCGTGACGCTGCTCGGGGGAGGCACGAATGTCCTCGTGGCTGACCGCGGTGTCGGCGGGTTGGTCATCCGGCCAAAGGCGACGCGGGTCGCGAGCGTCGGCGACGGGCTCGTGTGCGCCGATGCCGGGGTGACCATCAATGGACTGGTCCGGTGGACGATCACCCGCGGCCTTGGCGGCCTCGAGGCGTGGGCCGGCACGCCCGGCACGATCGGCGGCGCCATCCATGGAAATGCCCACTATGGCGGCCACCTGATCAGCGAGTGGGTCTCGGCTGTCTCGCTGTTGCGACGCGATGGCTCCGTGGCTGATGTGCCAGCCACTGAGATGGCGTTCGGGTACGATACGAGTCGCCTCCAGAAGACGGGCGAGATCCTGCTCCGGGCTGTCGTTCGCGTTGTGCCGGGTTGCGACTCCGCCGGACTTCGCGCCGTCGCCCGTCAATCGCTGGTGCACCGTAAGCAGACCCAGCCGCTCCACATGCGGAGCGCCGGATGCGCGTTTCAGAATCCGGATCCCGCGCGCGACCGTCTTCCCGCCGGTCTGCCGTGGTCGGCGGGGGCCTTGATCGATCAGGCTGGATTGAAAGGTCGGACGGTCGGCGGCGCCTGTGTGTCGCCCGTGCACGCGAATTTTATCGTCAATCAGGGTGGGGCGACCGCCGCCGATGTTCGACGATTGGTCGAGACGTGCCGGCGCGAGGTCTTCGCCCGGTTCGGTGTCCAACTGCGCGACGAGATCGTCTATCTGGGCGAGTTCTGA
- a CDS encoding DUF2723 domain-containing protein produces the protein MALPTGIRWTEWLTGAAVVLLTLATYLVTMYPGLGGGGDAAKFRYLGHVLGTAHPPGYPLYVVVSWLFSVLPFGTLAYRINLMSAVCGALAAGATYISVRSLGGARAAAVAAALGLGFGRLFWSKAALAEVYALAGFLTAATIAALLKWRQTQRSGWLLWAVAFASLAFGNHLTVAFAVPAFVAFALLNDARTCLRPRMLRPCAAMIFLGVAQYGFIVLRTYQHAPYLESKATNLRELWEIVTARRYAGDIFAFTWRELFAERVPAFLSMFRQELTVVGAVLLAVGVVWLFRTRWRELSLFVLGLLGISLITLNVSADSEGFILPAFAFAWPIVGVGLHALFQLADRTKLRRVATGLLLALAVAIPSWQVAANFTVNNHSRRVFEDIYFGSLFEILPPKAVIPAEEYAIDQVVFYELLGAEAARGRDIRHVGLDVEQVRSYIDRGYSLFAFSTAKTQLEGHGLVFEPVHLLGQPLSGYLETVRPGWVVAVAGTPGTVASLPPSVLRSMKRIGATGAAGVAAGTAIGVIGVSGGPAGSAVMLAPGATGIMVQANTRIGQTDTVAAVDLRVSAGDDGAVVSLGGRDVVRAASGIVIAVLTAGGRLVDASSIDMANGLRVPIDMRQLPLYRMTFAGRCEDVGNTGWKDVSLPLGSGATIARIDNYRAFDASMVIYAASEDAFSPAVTSTAGTGQPRVVTDVYDTADRAQAAALTRRFAEDGIGADMWRRPERRVVRISIAVNDGGDYSTTTLNLGRKLLFGLARATVDLNNPRRATLCSVPPPG, from the coding sequence ATGGCTTTGCCGACTGGGATCCGGTGGACCGAGTGGCTCACGGGCGCCGCCGTCGTGCTGCTCACGCTGGCGACCTACCTCGTCACGATGTACCCGGGGCTGGGTGGTGGGGGCGATGCCGCGAAGTTCCGGTACCTCGGGCATGTCCTGGGCACCGCCCATCCACCGGGTTATCCGCTCTACGTCGTGGTGTCATGGCTGTTCTCGGTCCTGCCATTTGGCACCTTGGCGTATCGCATCAACCTGATGTCCGCCGTGTGTGGCGCACTGGCTGCCGGCGCCACGTACATCAGCGTCAGAAGCCTCGGTGGCGCCAGAGCGGCCGCCGTGGCCGCCGCGCTCGGACTCGGCTTCGGCCGCCTGTTCTGGTCGAAGGCTGCTCTGGCCGAGGTCTACGCGCTGGCCGGATTCCTGACAGCCGCCACCATCGCCGCGCTGCTCAAGTGGAGGCAGACCCAACGATCTGGCTGGCTGCTGTGGGCGGTGGCATTCGCCTCGCTGGCGTTCGGCAATCACCTCACTGTGGCCTTCGCCGTGCCGGCGTTTGTCGCCTTCGCGCTGCTGAACGACGCCAGAACGTGCTTGCGACCACGCATGCTGCGGCCGTGCGCCGCGATGATCTTCCTCGGTGTGGCTCAGTACGGCTTCATTGTTCTCAGAACCTACCAGCACGCACCCTATCTGGAATCCAAGGCAACCAACCTGCGCGAACTCTGGGAAATCGTGACGGCCAGACGGTATGCTGGCGACATCTTTGCCTTCACTTGGCGGGAGTTGTTCGCCGAACGCGTGCCCGCCTTCCTGTCGATGTTCAGGCAGGAACTCACGGTTGTGGGTGCCGTGCTTCTGGCGGTTGGGGTGGTATGGCTGTTTCGGACACGCTGGCGCGAACTGAGTCTGTTTGTACTGGGACTGCTTGGCATCTCCCTGATCACGCTCAACGTGTCGGCTGATAGTGAAGGCTTCATCCTGCCAGCCTTCGCGTTCGCCTGGCCGATTGTAGGCGTCGGGCTGCACGCCCTGTTTCAGTTGGCCGACCGGACCAAACTGCGGCGGGTAGCGACGGGACTGCTCCTGGCGCTGGCGGTGGCGATTCCGTCCTGGCAGGTGGCCGCCAACTTCACCGTCAACAATCACTCGCGTCGAGTCTTCGAGGACATCTACTTCGGATCGCTGTTCGAGATCCTCCCGCCCAAAGCCGTCATCCCGGCCGAGGAATACGCCATCGACCAGGTCGTGTTCTATGAACTGCTCGGCGCGGAGGCCGCCCGGGGACGCGACATTCGCCATGTCGGTCTCGACGTGGAGCAGGTCAGGAGCTACATCGACCGGGGGTACAGCCTGTTCGCGTTTTCGACAGCGAAGACCCAACTCGAAGGGCACGGCCTGGTGTTCGAGCCCGTGCACCTTCTCGGCCAGCCGTTGTCCGGGTATCTCGAGACCGTGCGGCCGGGCTGGGTGGTGGCAGTGGCTGGGACGCCCGGGACGGTGGCGTCGCTGCCTCCGTCGGTACTGCGGTCCATGAAACGCATCGGCGCGACCGGCGCGGCTGGAGTCGCAGCCGGAACGGCAATCGGCGTGATTGGCGTCAGCGGTGGGCCGGCTGGTTCGGCCGTCATGCTTGCGCCCGGCGCCACAGGGATTATGGTTCAGGCCAACACCAGGATCGGACAGACCGACACCGTCGCCGCCGTCGATCTCCGAGTGTCGGCGGGAGACGACGGGGCCGTCGTGTCGTTGGGTGGCCGCGACGTCGTGCGTGCCGCGTCGGGTATCGTGATTGCTGTGCTGACGGCAGGCGGGAGGCTGGTGGATGCCTCGTCTATCGACATGGCGAACGGGCTTCGTGTGCCGATCGACATGCGTCAGCTTCCGCTCTATCGGATGACGTTTGCGGGCCGTTGCGAGGATGTGGGCAATACGGGCTGGAAGGATGTCTCGCTCCCGCTCGGTTCCGGGGCCACGATCGCTCGGATCGACAACTATCGGGCCTTCGACGCCAGCATGGTCATCTACGCGGCCAGCGAGGATGCGTTTTCGCCGGCCGTCACGTCGACAGCCGGAACAGGTCAGCCGCGCGTCGTGACTGACGTCTACGATACTGCCGACCGCGCCCAGGCAGCCGCGCTCACCCGCCGGTTCGCGGAGGACGGAATTGGCGCCGATATGTGGCGCCGGCCCGAGCGACGGGTCGTGCGTATCAGCATCGCCGTCAATGATGGCGGCGACTACTCGACGACTACGCTGAACCTCGGGCGCAAGCTGCTGTTTGGTCTCGCGCGGGCGACGGTCGACCTGAACAACCCGAGGCGTGCGACGCTCTGCAGTGTCCCGCCGCCAGGCTAA
- a CDS encoding DUF2723 domain-containing protein: protein MSTVLLSSWLNVRREPGAGRAANILLALLAGLLVFAIYVLTLYPGLGDGDGDSAKFAFLGRVLGTAHPPGYPAYVLISHLFSYLPLGTLAYRINLMSACFAALGVVAAYASARALGCGRTAAVAAALGLGFGQTFWAKAELAEVYSLGGCLVAAAVASLLWWRRTGRASLLLGSVALTSLAFGNHLTVVAAIPAFVLYALVSDWRACLRGRVLMAVAVIVALGFAQYGFIILRTLMHAPYLEARATNLRELWDVVTARHYAGAMFQMGWWQILTVRVPEVAGLIWRELGVMSAAWLVVGVVALARRQRRELLLLGVGALGVTCLTLNIDADIEGFLLPVFVMLWPAVGVGLDRARRVAGSRWPRFGPVVIVGCALAIPASQLWTNFARNDHRRATGKSAYYAALFEMLPARAVVVAEDYPTDMAVLYKLLGERAQQDRDIQHSRADPQSLLSFSDRGYSVFAFSGGRALLQRFGFAFEKVPLLGPSLEDYLRGLKPGWIVAIGGTPGTLRSLPIESARLFGHIGATLTSAGPTSGAFGVVGVRGATAGALVVRGTDVVDMAAPSGLRIGETGVTSGASFRLVAAGSGASFTLGDREVVRVDAGLVVAVFRSDGLLVDAASIDPSRNLRVPLNTRQRPVYRATFAARCEAIGNTGWTDVSASATTGRVTMRVDNVRPFDSRLSVYVGTDEPLPPRIVSTGGSGHPRMTSETFRMNVPGDVRALGSRVADDGIRAKNWVGLVEVVSRIEVQVNDGGDFASITLDLGGRPRSVIAQARVDRDDPWRATFCSAPPAR, encoded by the coding sequence GTGTCTACCGTGTTGTTGTCCTCATGGCTCAACGTGCGGCGGGAGCCCGGTGCAGGGCGCGCCGCCAACATCCTGCTTGCGTTACTGGCCGGGTTGCTCGTCTTCGCCATCTACGTGCTGACGCTCTATCCGGGGCTCGGCGACGGCGACGGCGATTCGGCGAAGTTCGCGTTTCTAGGGCGTGTGCTCGGCACGGCGCACCCGCCCGGTTATCCCGCCTACGTGCTCATCTCCCACCTGTTCTCGTACCTGCCACTCGGAACCCTGGCGTACCGCATCAATCTGATGTCTGCCTGCTTTGCGGCGCTGGGCGTGGTGGCGGCCTACGCGTCGGCCCGTGCGCTCGGATGCGGCAGGACGGCGGCGGTTGCCGCCGCCCTGGGCCTGGGCTTCGGGCAGACCTTCTGGGCAAAAGCGGAGTTGGCCGAAGTCTACTCGCTCGGCGGGTGCCTGGTGGCTGCTGCGGTCGCATCGTTACTCTGGTGGCGCCGAACGGGACGTGCCAGCCTGCTGCTTGGATCGGTCGCCTTGACATCGCTGGCCTTTGGCAATCACCTGACCGTTGTCGCGGCCATTCCGGCCTTCGTACTCTACGCGCTGGTGTCCGACTGGCGCGCGTGCCTGCGAGGTCGCGTGTTGATGGCCGTTGCCGTCATCGTGGCGCTCGGTTTCGCACAGTACGGATTCATCATCCTGCGGACGCTCATGCACGCGCCCTACCTCGAAGCCAGGGCCACGAACCTCCGGGAGTTGTGGGACGTCGTGACCGCCCGACACTATGCGGGCGCCATGTTCCAGATGGGGTGGTGGCAGATCCTGACCGTCCGCGTGCCCGAGGTGGCCGGACTGATCTGGCGCGAACTGGGCGTGATGTCGGCCGCGTGGCTTGTCGTTGGGGTCGTCGCGCTCGCTCGTCGGCAGAGGCGGGAGCTGTTGCTGCTTGGGGTCGGTGCACTCGGCGTGACGTGTCTCACCCTTAATATCGATGCCGACATCGAAGGATTCCTGCTCCCGGTATTCGTCATGCTCTGGCCGGCGGTGGGTGTCGGGCTCGATCGGGCACGTCGTGTCGCCGGCTCGCGTTGGCCGCGGTTTGGGCCCGTGGTGATCGTCGGATGCGCGCTCGCGATTCCGGCATCGCAACTGTGGACAAACTTTGCGCGCAACGATCATCGCCGGGCGACAGGAAAGAGCGCGTACTATGCGGCGCTGTTCGAGATGCTGCCCGCACGCGCGGTCGTCGTGGCCGAGGATTATCCGACCGATATGGCGGTGCTCTACAAGTTGCTGGGAGAGCGCGCACAGCAGGATCGCGATATCCAGCACAGCCGTGCAGACCCACAGTCGCTGTTGAGTTTCAGTGACCGGGGCTATTCGGTGTTCGCCTTCTCCGGTGGCCGGGCTCTGCTTCAACGGTTCGGATTCGCGTTTGAAAAGGTACCGCTGCTGGGGCCTTCGCTCGAGGATTATCTTCGCGGGCTGAAGCCCGGCTGGATCGTGGCCATCGGCGGCACGCCTGGCACATTGCGATCGCTGCCCATTGAGTCGGCACGCCTGTTTGGTCATATCGGCGCGACACTCACGTCCGCCGGGCCCACCAGCGGAGCCTTTGGAGTCGTGGGGGTCCGCGGCGCGACCGCGGGCGCGCTGGTTGTGCGCGGAACTGACGTGGTCGATATGGCAGCGCCATCCGGCCTGAGGATAGGGGAGACCGGTGTCACCAGCGGAGCGTCGTTCAGGCTCGTGGCCGCGGGATCCGGAGCCTCGTTCACGCTCGGCGACCGCGAAGTGGTGCGCGTTGACGCTGGCCTGGTCGTCGCGGTGTTCAGGTCAGATGGTCTCCTGGTCGATGCGGCCTCGATCGATCCATCAAGAAACCTTCGCGTACCGCTCAACACCAGGCAGCGGCCCGTGTATCGTGCGACATTCGCGGCCCGGTGTGAGGCGATTGGCAATACCGGGTGGACCGATGTGTCGGCGTCGGCGACGACCGGCCGGGTGACCATGCGCGTCGACAATGTGCGGCCCTTCGACTCGCGGCTCTCGGTGTATGTTGGGACGGATGAACCACTGCCGCCGCGGATAGTCTCGACCGGAGGGTCGGGGCACCCTCGGATGACCAGCGAGACGTTCAGGATGAACGTACCTGGCGATGTCCGCGCGCTAGGGTCGCGAGTGGCCGATGACGGCATCCGGGCCAAGAACTGGGTGGGGCTCGTTGAAGTGGTGTCGAGGATTGAGGTGCAGGTGAATGACGGCGGCGACTTCGCGTCGATCACGCTCGATCTGGGCGGACGGCCACGGAGCGTGATTGCACAAGCGCGCGTCGACCGCGACGACCCCTGGCGGGCGACCTTCTGCAGCGCTCCGCCCGCACGGTGA